The Ruania halotolerans genome contains the following window.
CACGCATGTACGGGTCCGAATTCGTCCCGAGTGCCACGTGTTCACGCCGCCAGGAGGGCTTGGCCACTTCGGCACGCACCACCTCGGCCACATTGGTCTTCACCACGATCTGAGTGTCGAAGTCCGCACCGGAATCGAGATCGAGATACTCGTGGGTCTTGCGCGCGAAGCAGTAGGTGCATCGGTGGAGGCAGCCACGCGTGGTGTTGATCGTCCAGGTGAACGGCATATTGGACCCGCCGGGCACCTTGTTCAATGCGCTCTTGCAGAGCACCTCGTGGAACGTCACACCGGCGAACTCTGGGGTGGTGACGCTACGGATCAGCCCCCGCAGCGGGATCAGCGCACCCGCATCGCTCGCCTGCTGACCTTGCCATCTCATTCACTCATTCGAACATACATTCGATGGCGATGTCCGGGCCCGACACGCCCGAGCCTCGCACTGGCCCCGCCCTGCCGAGCGCAAACTTCTGCGGCATCGCCGGCGTCAACGCCGCATAGGTTTGCGTTCGGCGGGCTAGAATCGGCGGCTCGCACTCAGGTGCTGCGCGCCTCTTCCTCGGCCTCCATGGCGGCAACCCACTTCCGCTTCAGCGCGCGCCACTGATCATCGTTGTTCCCACGCTTCCAGTAGCCGGAGGCAGAGAGATCCACTTTCGGCACGTCCCGCTCGAACCGCAGCAGCGAGCGCAACTGTTTGACCACGTCGGCATCGCCGTGCACGAATGCGTGTACCCGCCCAGCCGGGAACTCCAGGTTCCGCACCGCCTGCACCAGCCCCTCCCCGGGAGCCGCGCCCTCCGCCTCCGCTGACCGGTGAATCCACTGCACCTGCGCATTCGCCACGGTCAGGATCGCCTGCTCCTCACCCGGATCGGCCACCTCGATGAATGCGCGCACCTGAGCACCTTCGGGCATCGCCTCCAAGGTGGCAGCGATCGCCGGCAGGGCACTCTCATCACCCACCAGTAAGTGCCAGTCTGCCTCCGGGTTCGGGGCGTAGCCGCGCCCGGGCCCGAGGAACTGCACCTGATCGCCCGGCTGCGCCCGCGCCGCCCACGGACCGGCGATCCCCTCATCGCCGTGCACCACGAAATCGATGGTCGCGTGCCCGCTTTCGGGGTCCCACGCGCGGATTGTGTACGTGCGCTGCACCGGCCAGTCCTCGGCCGGGATCCGCTCCTTGACCTCGTCGAGATCGAACGGCTCGCTCACCTCGGTGCCAGGCCGCGGTAGCACCACTTTGACGTAGGTGTCGGTGTACCCGTCCGGGTCGGTGGCCAGCGGCCCGCCGCCTGGTGCGGAGAACACGATGCGCGCCATATGCGGGGTGATCCGTCCCGCGCTCACCACTTCGGCTCGTTGCGTCACCTTCTTGGACACGGTGAGCCTCCCTCCGATTGACTAAGGTAAGCCTAACAACAATTGGCGAGCGCGCCGTACCGGGTGGGCAATGCCACACTCGGGGCAATGAGCCCGTCCGAGCCAGCCCCGGGTGTGCTGGTGTTCACCTCCCGCACCATGCAGACCACCAGCACGATCCTGTGGCACGCACGCTCCGCCGTCGTGGTGGATCCGGCGTGGCAGGCCGACGAACTGGACCGCCTCGCCGATCTGCTCGCTGAACGCCGCCTCACCGCCGCGCTCGGCTGGTCCACCCATGCCCACCACGACCACCTGCTCTGGCATCCTCGGTTTGGCAGCCCGCCTCGGCTCACCAGCCCGGCGGCGGCCCGCACTGCGGCCGAGCACCTCACCGAGATCCGCACCGCTCTGGACCTCCCCGCCCACCTGATCGCTCTGGCCGGTGAGGTCCAAGCCCACGACGGCGGCCAGTTGCCCTGGGATGGTCCGCCCGCCCAGATCCTCACGCACCAGGCGCACGCACCCGGCCACAGCGCCCTCTGGCTGCCGGAGTCACGGGTACTGATCGCCGGCGACATGCTCTCCGACATCGAGATCCCGCTCCTGGAAGACAGCACGCTGGCGCAGTACCGGTCCGGGCTCGACCTGCTCGCGCCCTATGCCCGGCAGGCGGAGGTACTCATTCCCGGGCACGGACGGGTTGCCCGGGCCGGCACGAGCGACTCCCCCACCGTCAGGCTCGACGCGGACCGGCGGTATCTGGACTCGCTCGGCACCTCAGCTTCCCATGACCCTCGATTGCACCAGGCCCCGGCCTGGCTCCAGCGGGCCCACCAGCACAACGAGCAGCAGACCGCCCGGCATCAGGCGAACCGCCATGGAGGGTGAGCGTTAGGCCTGCTTCTTCTGATCCTTCTTCACGTTCTTCTCACTCTTCGGCTCATCCCCGGCGGCCCGGCGCCGGCGCAGGTAGTCCTGCGCATCGCGCTGGCGCTGGGCCTCCACACCAGTTCCGATCACGGCGCCGATGTGCTTGTCCGAATAGCCGAGTGCCTCCACCAGCCCGAGGGCATGTGTGCGCAGGCGCGGCAGCAGCCGGTTGATGTAGGAAGTCACGGTGCGAGCGCGCTGAGCGGAGATGCGCCCGTTGATGAGGTACCAGGAGAGATTCTTCTCGATGGTCACCAGCCCGAACAGGTCGCGCAACCACGTCAGCACCTTGCGGGTGTCCGGATCCTTGACCTGGTTGAGCGCCTCGGTGAACGCCTCCCATTGGAGGAGTTCGCCGTGTGCGCGGGCGGCCTCGATGAGGTCGTGCTGGTGGGAGTTGAACAGCGCTTGCGCCACGTCCTGCGGTGCACCCTTGGCGGCCCGCAGCGCGAGGGCGATCTCTTCGACCATGGATTCCACGCGGTCCTCAAGGAGCTCGCGCTGGGCATCGGCGTCCCGGATCTCTCCTGCAGACCGGGCCGAGGAGCCCCAGTCCTGGATCGACTGTGCGGCCCGCCGCAGCGGCGTGCGGTGCAGCGTCATGTCCACCGCCCGGTCGGCCACCCAGCGCACCGCACCCGCCACGTCCATCGTGGCCATCTCACGGCCGAAGTCGGTGAGCAGGCGCTTGCCCACAAGCTGGAGCAACACCGTGTTGTCGCCCTCGAACGTGGTGTAGACGTCCATATCCTGATGCCAGCTGACGAACTTGTTCTCCGCGAGATATCCGGCGCCGCCGCATGCCTCCCGGGCGGACTGGATCGTCTCCATCGCGAGCCACGTGGTCAACGGCTTGGATGCTGCGGCGAGTGTCTCCAGGTCCTGACGGTCGCCGTCGGTGTCGTGTTCACCGGAGAACACCTCGTGGAACCGCTGCCCGAGCTGGTTGTGCATGAACTGTGCGGCGTAGACCCTGGCGAGCAGCGGAAGCAGTCGTCGCTGGTGCTGCTGGTAATCGAGCAGCACAGTCTCGACGTCATCATCGGCGCCGGTGAACTGACGGCGTTCACTGCCATACCGGATCGCCGTGGTCAGTGCCATCTTGGACACCACCACCGCGGCACCGCCGAGGGAGACGCGCCCCTGAACGAGCGTGCCGAGCATGGTGAAAAAGCGCCGTCCGGGGCTCTCGATCGGGGAGCTGTAGGTGCCGTCCTCGGCCACGTCGCCGTACCGGTTCAGCAGATTCTCCCGCGGCACGCGCACGTGGTCGAAGGCCAGCCTGCCGTTGTCGACCCCGTTCAGGCCGCCCTTGATGCCATCGTCCTCACCGGTCACGCCCTCCAGGAACGGCCCAGCAGTGCCGTCGTCAGCGGTCTGGCGGATCGGTACGTAGAAGGCATGCACGCCGTGGTTGACCCCGCCGGTGATGAGCTGAGCGAATACGACGGCGGCCGTTCCGTGGTCTGCAGCGTTGCCGATGTAGTCCTTCCACGCCCCACGGAACGGGGTGTGGATCTCGAACTCCTGCGTCTGTGGGTCATAGGTGGCCGTGGTGCCGATGGCGGCCACGTCACTGCCGTGCCCGGTCTCGGTCATTGCGAAGCAGCCCGGCACGTCCAGGCTCATCGCCCCTGGAAGGAACTGGTCATGGTGCCGCTCGGTGCCCAGGTGCAGGATCGCCGCACCGAAGAGCCCCCATTGCACCCCGGCCTTGATCTGCAGAGCCGGGTCGGCCACCACCAGCTCCTCGAACCCGGCGATATTGCCGCCCGGATCCTCATCACCACCGAGCCGCTTCGGAAAGGCGCGGTTCACCACACCCAGGTCCACCAGCGCGCGGGCCTGCTCGAGGACCCGGGCGCGCTGCCCGGCCACATCGAGTCCCTCCTGGCGGCGGAGCCGATCATCCAGGAGGAGGTCCCGGACCTGACGGCGGTGGTCCCGCCAGCGCCCGTCGATCAGGTCGGCCACCGCCGCCGTGTCCAGGGTGAGGTCTGCCGCGGCGGTGCGGGGAGTAGTGCTCATGTGCGCTCCGTAGGTGAGATCGAGGTGGCGGCTCCGATACCGTGCCAGAGCCAGTCAGTGACGAGGTCGGCCATGGTCTCGGCCGAGGGATGATTGCCGGGTTCTGACCCGAGCCAGACGTCGCCCACACCACGGACGAAGCCGACCGCACCGGCGGCCCACCCAGCGGCGAGCCCGGTGTCTGCGCCAGCCGCATCGAGGGCTTCCCGGAGAGGGATCTCGACGTATCCGGAGATGGTCGCCTGGAATGCCGAGAGGCCCGCCAGGTCCGCGCCATCGGCAACCCGGGTGACGAACCGGTACACGTGCGGGGAGTGATCGATCATCGTGGCGTACACACCCACCATGGCGCGCAGGCGCGCATGAGGATCACCCTCGGTGTGGGCTGCCGCATCGAAGGCCTCGGACATCTCCTCCAGGACCAGCTCCCCGACGGCGCCCTGCAGGCCGGCCTTATCGGTGAAATACCGGTAGACGATCGATTTGGATGTCTGCATCGCCGTGGCAAGTTCGTCCATCGAGAGATCTGGCCCCTCATGGTGGACCGCCTTACGGGCCGCGTGGGCCAGTGCCCGGCGGCGTTCGGCGCGGTGGGAGTCCCATCGGCGCGAGCGCCCGTCCTGCGGGGCTGCCGCGTCGAGGGCGCTGCCCGTGCGCTCAACTGGCCTCGAGCCGCGTGCGGCCGCTGTGACTCTACTCACGGACTGAGAGTATCAGGTACTATCGGTCCTAGACACATTGGCTCGACGGATCACCTGAGGTCACCGGCATCGGGTACTGATCTCGACACGCTCCTCCACCACCGCCTGACCCCGATCGCGAGGACATTTCATGGCATCGACGCCCCCCAGCAACGGCACAGCATCCACCTCACCCCAGCGGGCCGCCGTCATCGGCGCGAACCGCATCCCGTTCGGCAAGGCGGGCGGCGCCTACGCCTCGGCCTCGAACCTCGACATGCTCACCGCCGCACTCAGTGGCCTGGTGGCCCGGTTCGGCCTCCAGGGCGAACGCGTGGGCGATGTGTCCGCGGGTGCAGTGCTGAAGCACTCCCGCGATTTCAACCTCACCCGCGAGGCGCTTCTCGGTTCCGGGTTGGACCCGCACACCCCGGGCTTTGACGTACAGCGCGCCTGTGGCACCAGTGTGGAAACGGTCACCGCGATCGCCAACAAGATCGCCCTCGGGCAGATCGAATCCGGCATCGCCGGTGGTGTGGACTCCACCTCCGATGCGCCGATCGTGGTGAGCGACCGGCTCCGCAAGACGCTGCTCCGGCTCAGCCGCGCCAAGACGGCTGGCCAGCGTCTGTCGTTGCTCTCAACGCTGCGCCCGGCCGATCTGGCACCCGTGGCGCCGAACGTGAATGAACCGCGCACGGGGCTGTCCATGGGCGAGCACCAGGCGATCACCACCCGGCAGTGGGGTATCACCCGCGAGGCGCAGGACGAGGTGGCGCTGAACTCGCACCACAATCTCGCCCGCGCCTACGACGACGGCCTGTTCGACACTCTCGTCACCCCCTATCGCGGACTGGTGCGGGACGAGGCGCTGCGCGCGGACACCTCGCTCGAGAAGCTCGCGAAGCTCAAGCCGGTATTCGGCAAGGACGCACCCGATGCATCCATCACGGCAGGCAATGCCACGCCACTGAGTGACGGCGCCGCCACCGTACTGCTCGGCACCGACGAGTGGGCTGCGCAGCGGGGACTGCCGGTACTGGCGCACGTGGTCGATGCCGAATCCGCCGCAGTGGACTTCGCTCGCGGGGAGGAAGGGCTGCTGATGGCCGGCGCGTACGCCGTCCCACGCCTGCTCGCACGGCAGGGTCTGCGCCTGGACGATTTCGCCTTCGTGGAGATCCACGAGGCCTTCGCCTCGACGGTGCTGACCACGATGGCCGCCTGGGCCGATGAGGACTTCTGCACCAGGAAGCTGGGGATGCCCGCGCTGGGCGAGGTGGACCGGTCACGATTGAACGTCGCCGGATCCTCGCTCGCCGCCGGGCACCCGTTTGCGGCCACCGGGGCGCGGATCGTCGGAACGCTGGCGACGCTGCTGCACGAGCGCAAGAAGGCAGACGGCGGCGATGCCTCATCGGCCCCCGTACGGGGCCTGATCTCCGTGTGCGCCGCCGGCGGCCAGGCCGTCGCCATGATTCTCGAAGCGTGAGCGAGGGGAACTCGATGACTGATACCTACCTGAACCTGGTCAACTCCGGCCTCACCAAGGAGATGGCGAAGAAGCTCGGCCTGCCTCGGCCCGCGGAACTACGCCGCACCGACCCGGGTGCGGTGGACCAGCCGCTGATCCCGGGCCCGGTGCTGGTGCTCGGATCGGGCCGTGCGGACACTGCTGCAGACTCCGTGGCGAACACGCTGCTCAGCTGGGACCTGGACGTGCACCGCACACTGCCGAACCGCACGATCGGCGCCATCGTGGTGACACTGACCGACATCACGCATCCGGAACAGGTCAGTGAGCGCGTGCTCGAGGTGGGGGCGGCGCTGCGCTCCCTCGCTCCAAGCGCCCGCGTGATCACGATCTCGCGGCCGGCCGCCGAAGCCGCCGATCCTGCTGTGGCCGCCGCCCGGCACGGGGTGGACGGGTTCGGCCGTTCGCTCGCGAAAGAGCTGCGGGCCGGTGCCACCGGGAACGGGATCGTCCTTTCCGAGGGCGTCACACCCGACTCCCCCAGCGCCACCGGGGCATTGAGGTTCCTGCTTTCGGCACGGTCGGCATTCGTCTCCGGTCAGTTCGTGAACGTCACCACGCCCGACGGCGAAGCTCCCGGTGACTGGACCCGCCCCCTGGCGGGGCGGGTGGCCGTGGTCACGGGCGCGGCACGTGGGATCGGCGCGTCGATCGCCCGCACCCTGCATCGCGACGGCGCCCAGGTGATCGGCGTGGACGTCCCGGCCGCCGGCGAGCAACTCGCCCAGGTGATGAACGAGGTGCACGGCACCGCCCTGCAACTGGACATCACCGGTGCCGATGCTGCGCAGCGGGTGATCGATCTGGCGCGATCCCGGCATGGGCGACTGGACGCCGTCGTGCACAACGCCGGCATCCTGCGGGACAAACTGCTCGCCAACATGACCGCCGAGAAGTGGGATGCGGTGATGGCGGTGAACATCGCCGCTCAACTGCGGATCAATGACGCGTTGCTCAGTGCCGAGGAACTGGCGCCCGAGGGCCTGCGGCTGGTCTCGTTGGCCTCCACCTCGGGGATCGCGGGCAACCGCGGCCAGACGAACTACGGCTACAGCAAGGCCGCCGTGATCGGGATGACCCGGGCCCTCGCGCCTCGGATCGCCGAACAAGGCGGAACCGCGAACGCCGTGGCACCGGGGTTCATCGAGACCGAGATGACCGCGAAGATCCCGCCCGTGCCGCGCCAGATCGCGCGGCGGGCGAACTCCCTGCAGCAGGGCGGGCAGCCCGTGGATGTGGCCGAGGCGATCGCCTTCCTGCTCTCCCCACAGGCGGGCGGGATCAACGGAGAGGTGCTGCGCGTGTGCGGTCAGAACCTGGTGGGCCAGTGAGGAGCACAAAGATCCCCCGCGTAGGCGGCGCGAGGGACGAGGGCCGGCATGAGGACCGGCGAAGCGAGGCACCGCAAGGATCAGATCGGAGGGCACTGTGAGCGCGCCACAGCAGGAGAAGACCCTCCCGGAAGTTCCCGCGCTGGGCGGGTTGTACGCCAATGCACTGGCCAAATCGGCCCGACTGATGGTGCGTGCACCGGGAGCGGGTGCGACCACCGTGCCAGACCTTGCCTACCGGGTGGATAACGTCCACCCCGACGTGGAGCGCCTCACCGCGTATCAACACCTCATGGGTGAGCCGGGCACCGATGTGCTGCCGGCCGGGTTCGTGCATGTGAGCGCGTTCGGTGTGGCCATGGCCGTGATGGCGCGGGACGACTTCCCGTTACCGCTGCTCGGGATGGTGCACATCGCGAACCGGGTGGAGCAGCGCGAGCCCATCCGGGTGGGCGAGTCGCTCACCGTGCGCGCCTGGGCCGAGCGGCTGCGAGCGCACAAGTCCGGCACCCAGGTGGATCTCGTGGTGGAGGCCACCAGAGCCGATGACGTGGACCCTGCATGGCGCGGTCGATCCACCTACCTGGCGAAGGGGCGCCGGCTGCCCGGCCTGGCGCTGATGGAGACAACGGACACACCAGGCACTGGGGACACAGGCGGCACTGGGGGCACAGAGAACCCCGCGGACCCGTGGGGCTCGGATCCCGGCCCGCCGGCCGCCGTCTGGAATCTGGCGAAGGACACCGGCCGCCGCTACGCGCAGGTCTCCGGAGATCGCAATCCCATCCACCTCAGTGCGTTGACGGCGAAGGCGTTCGGGTTCCCGCGGGCGATCGCGCATGGGATGTACACGGCGGCCCGGGCGCTCGCGGCCGTCGGGGCGAGTCGAGTGTCCCCGGCGGAGGCGTTCGTCTGGGACGTTTCGTTCGCCAAACCGGTGCTGTTGCCCTCGAAGGTCGCGCTCGCGCTGCGCCCGGAGGGCGAGATGGTCCGCTACCTCGGCTGGAACCAGAAGGCGCAGAAGCGCCACTTCTCCGGCTCCGTCACCCCCCTCCCCTAGCCACCCGCGAGTGCGGCCCTTCTCGCTCATTCCCTGAGATTTACGCGAGAACGCCCGCACTCGCGGCGGGCCGAGTGCGTCCACTTCAGTGCGTCACATCAGGTGCGTCGTCGAACGGGCACCCAGGTACGGCTCCAGCGGGTCTTCTCGACCTAACCACGGCAGCAGTCCGGCTTCCTGTTCCGCGGCGGTGAGCACGGCACGTTCAAAGGCTGCCACCACATCCTCCCTGCCTGGCCCGGCACCCACCACGAGCCAGCGGGTGCTCGGATCCGGCCCGCCCCGGTGATCGGCCACTCCCACCGACACCTGACGTCCTCCGCCATAGACCCCACACACCGAGTCGGGCCGATTCGGGACCCAGAACCTGCCCCAGACCACGCGCGGGCCGTTTGCCACCGTGTCGATCTCCTCCAGAAGCCGCTCCGGGTGGAGCGCAGCGGGAGTGTGCAGGTCGAGCGCCCAGACGTCGGAGTCCGTGGCACACCACCCGTACTCATCCGGGCACACCCGCTCGGCGCCGACGCCGGGACTCGCGCTGCTCGCATGGAGGTGCGCCTCGGCGTGGGCCACGGAGTGCCTGAGCGAGAATGCTCGGCTGAGCCAGTCCGAGTGCGCATCGTCGATGAGCTGCGACCCCGGACGACGCACCGCATCGGCGAGGTCCCGGGCACGACCGGACGCTCCGCCGTCGAGGACCACCAGATCAGCCGGCGGCAGCTGACCGAGCACGATCTCCGCAAGGGCGCGGTCATCCCCCGGTGCGATGGGGATCTCCCCTGCGGTCGCGTCCGCATCACCGAGCAATGCCTCCGGCAACAGATCGGCCGTCGCATACGCCACCGCCGCGGCGAGCACCCCCGCAGCGCTGAGCTCGTGAAGCGCAGCCGCAAGGCCCGCCGTCGCAGGCAACAGTTCCGCACCCGGCGGCAGGGCGAGCACAGCACCTACCCAGCGCGGGTCCTCCAGCAGGCGTGCGACGGTGGGCCCGGCGTCCTCGCGCACGGCACAGGAGGGGCACACATGCTCGAGTTCGACCCATTCATCCTCGAGCGTCTTCGTACCGTGCAGGACCCGGCGGCGCAGACGTGCACCGTGCTCCTTGAGGACGATGTCGTGCACCACGGCGACGACGTCGGGCCGATCGGTGAGCACACCGAGGAGCGCCACCTCCCGGTCGATCGGGTTGATGGTGGCGAGCACGGCAACCGGGCGGTTCCCATTCTCGGCCGAGCGGCCGGCGGAGGGTGCGGCAGACATACGATCCTCTCGATGTGACATTAGTGAGAATGATTCCTATTATGCTTACATGTCTGCTCACTGCCAACTCACCGGCGCCGAACCGATGTTCGGCAACACCATCTCCCACTCCCACCGGCGTACCTCGCGCAGGTTCAATCCGAACATCCAGAAGCGCACCTACTGGGTCCCTTCGCTGCGGCGACGC
Protein-coding sequences here:
- a CDS encoding siderophore-interacting protein, yielding MSKKVTQRAEVVSAGRITPHMARIVFSAPGGGPLATDPDGYTDTYVKVVLPRPGTEVSEPFDLDEVKERIPAEDWPVQRTYTIRAWDPESGHATIDFVVHGDEGIAGPWAARAQPGDQVQFLGPGRGYAPNPEADWHLLVGDESALPAIAATLEAMPEGAQVRAFIEVADPGEEQAILTVANAQVQWIHRSAEAEGAAPGEGLVQAVRNLEFPAGRVHAFVHGDADVVKQLRSLLRFERDVPKVDLSASGYWKRGNNDDQWRALKRKWVAAMEAEEEARST
- a CDS encoding MBL fold metallo-hydrolase, whose product is MSPSEPAPGVLVFTSRTMQTTSTILWHARSAVVVDPAWQADELDRLADLLAERRLTAALGWSTHAHHDHLLWHPRFGSPPRLTSPAAARTAAEHLTEIRTALDLPAHLIALAGEVQAHDGGQLPWDGPPAQILTHQAHAPGHSALWLPESRVLIAGDMLSDIEIPLLEDSTLAQYRSGLDLLAPYARQAEVLIPGHGRVARAGTSDSPTVRLDADRRYLDSLGTSASHDPRLHQAPAWLQRAHQHNEQQTARHQANRHGG
- a CDS encoding acyl-CoA dehydrogenase family protein, which codes for MSTTPRTAAADLTLDTAAVADLIDGRWRDHRRQVRDLLLDDRLRRQEGLDVAGQRARVLEQARALVDLGVVNRAFPKRLGGDEDPGGNIAGFEELVVADPALQIKAGVQWGLFGAAILHLGTERHHDQFLPGAMSLDVPGCFAMTETGHGSDVAAIGTTATYDPQTQEFEIHTPFRGAWKDYIGNAADHGTAAVVFAQLITGGVNHGVHAFYVPIRQTADDGTAGPFLEGVTGEDDGIKGGLNGVDNGRLAFDHVRVPRENLLNRYGDVAEDGTYSSPIESPGRRFFTMLGTLVQGRVSLGGAAVVVSKMALTTAIRYGSERRQFTGADDDVETVLLDYQQHQRRLLPLLARVYAAQFMHNQLGQRFHEVFSGEHDTDGDRQDLETLAAASKPLTTWLAMETIQSAREACGGAGYLAENKFVSWHQDMDVYTTFEGDNTVLLQLVGKRLLTDFGREMATMDVAGAVRWVADRAVDMTLHRTPLRRAAQSIQDWGSSARSAGEIRDADAQRELLEDRVESMVEEIALALRAAKGAPQDVAQALFNSHQHDLIEAARAHGELLQWEAFTEALNQVKDPDTRKVLTWLRDLFGLVTIEKNLSWYLINGRISAQRARTVTSYINRLLPRLRTHALGLVEALGYSDKHIGAVIGTGVEAQRQRDAQDYLRRRRAAGDEPKSEKNVKKDQKKQA
- a CDS encoding TetR/AcrR family transcriptional regulator — protein: MSRVTAAARGSRPVERTGSALDAAAPQDGRSRRWDSHRAERRRALAHAARKAVHHEGPDLSMDELATAMQTSKSIVYRYFTDKAGLQGAVGELVLEEMSEAFDAAAHTEGDPHARLRAMVGVYATMIDHSPHVYRFVTRVADGADLAGLSAFQATISGYVEIPLREALDAAGADTGLAAGWAAGAVGFVRGVGDVWLGSEPGNHPSAETMADLVTDWLWHGIGAATSISPTERT
- a CDS encoding acetyl-CoA C-acetyltransferase — its product is MASTPPSNGTASTSPQRAAVIGANRIPFGKAGGAYASASNLDMLTAALSGLVARFGLQGERVGDVSAGAVLKHSRDFNLTREALLGSGLDPHTPGFDVQRACGTSVETVTAIANKIALGQIESGIAGGVDSTSDAPIVVSDRLRKTLLRLSRAKTAGQRLSLLSTLRPADLAPVAPNVNEPRTGLSMGEHQAITTRQWGITREAQDEVALNSHHNLARAYDDGLFDTLVTPYRGLVRDEALRADTSLEKLAKLKPVFGKDAPDASITAGNATPLSDGAATVLLGTDEWAAQRGLPVLAHVVDAESAAVDFARGEEGLLMAGAYAVPRLLARQGLRLDDFAFVEIHEAFASTVLTTMAAWADEDFCTRKLGMPALGEVDRSRLNVAGSSLAAGHPFAATGARIVGTLATLLHERKKADGGDASSAPVRGLISVCAAGGQAVAMILEA
- a CDS encoding 3-oxoacyl-ACP reductase, translating into MTDTYLNLVNSGLTKEMAKKLGLPRPAELRRTDPGAVDQPLIPGPVLVLGSGRADTAADSVANTLLSWDLDVHRTLPNRTIGAIVVTLTDITHPEQVSERVLEVGAALRSLAPSARVITISRPAAEAADPAVAAARHGVDGFGRSLAKELRAGATGNGIVLSEGVTPDSPSATGALRFLLSARSAFVSGQFVNVTTPDGEAPGDWTRPLAGRVAVVTGAARGIGASIARTLHRDGAQVIGVDVPAAGEQLAQVMNEVHGTALQLDITGADAAQRVIDLARSRHGRLDAVVHNAGILRDKLLANMTAEKWDAVMAVNIAAQLRINDALLSAEELAPEGLRLVSLASTSGIAGNRGQTNYGYSKAAVIGMTRALAPRIAEQGGTANAVAPGFIETEMTAKIPPVPRQIARRANSLQQGGQPVDVAEAIAFLLSPQAGGINGEVLRVCGQNLVGQ
- a CDS encoding MaoC/PaaZ C-terminal domain-containing protein, coding for MSAPQQEKTLPEVPALGGLYANALAKSARLMVRAPGAGATTVPDLAYRVDNVHPDVERLTAYQHLMGEPGTDVLPAGFVHVSAFGVAMAVMARDDFPLPLLGMVHIANRVEQREPIRVGESLTVRAWAERLRAHKSGTQVDLVVEATRADDVDPAWRGRSTYLAKGRRLPGLALMETTDTPGTGDTGGTGGTENPADPWGSDPGPPAAVWNLAKDTGRRYAQVSGDRNPIHLSALTAKAFGFPRAIAHGMYTAARALAAVGASRVSPAEAFVWDVSFAKPVLLPSKVALALRPEGEMVRYLGWNQKAQKRHFSGSVTPLP
- the rpmB gene encoding 50S ribosomal protein L28; the protein is MSAHCQLTGAEPMFGNTISHSHRRTSRRFNPNIQKRTYWVPSLRRRVRLRLSARAIKTIDTIGIEAAITRIQARGEKF